The genomic interval TGGATAACAACAACGAGGTCCCCACCACCGTCACCAACATACTGTGTTTCTCGCTATTCCATATAACGGAATAGTCGAAAGGTCCGGAGGATATACTGGGAGGCCAGATCTTGGGCCAAAACGTCCCCACTCTTTTACGGTAGTCGTCAAAAGTTTTACCGAACTTCTCGGACAAAAATCGCTCTTCCCAAGGAACTATCAGGAAGCCGTAAAGCGCTACGAAGACGACGAAAAAGAGAGAAAGAGCCAAGGGACCAGCCATTATTCCCCACCCTAGGCCTATCAGGCCATTCGCCACGTAGAGGGGATTTCTGCATATCGAGTATGGCCCCCAGGTAACCAGCCTCCGGGCCTTGACCCTCTCTCCTCTATACAGGACTATACATCCTACTGCCCAACATCTAAGAGCCTGTCCCAACAGGACCGGCAAAGCTCCAACGAGTATAGTCGTAGCAGTCGGACGGGCTACAGCCAATATGGCCAGAAAAAGGACCGTCCATATTCCTCCTCTGAGACGAAAGGCCTCTGCCCGTATCCAGTCGAACTCAGCTTTCCCGTCCACTTTTGGCAAGTTCAAGATCATCACATTCCCTTCGCCTGTTTTTGATTATCATCTCGGCGGTACCCCAACCTATGAACCGTACCGCCACAATAGCTCCCATTATGATCGCCAGATATTCGGTAAAAAATCTCCAGGCGATGGCCGTCACTCCCGCCATACTCCAGGGGACCAGAAGCCCGAATATAGCCGCTCCGCCTCCTTCGGCGACGCCGCTGGCCCCCGGGGTCGGAACGAAATAAAGCACGAAGAGGAATATCGCCTGGGCCAGGAAACTTTCGACGTAGTTGACCTCCAATCCTATAGACCAGATCAGGCAGGGCAATACGGA from Dethiosulfovibrio russensis carries:
- a CDS encoding methyltransferase family protein, with the protein product MDGKAEFDWIRAEAFRLRGGIWTVLFLAILAVARPTATTILVGALPVLLGQALRCWAVGCIVLYRGERVKARRLVTWGPYSICRNPLYVANGLIGLGWGIMAGPLALSLFFVVFVALYGFLIVPWEERFLSEKFGKTFDDYRKRVGTFWPKIWPPSISSGPFDYSVIWNSEKHSMLVTVVGTSLLLSRLWW